The Pseudomonas parafulva genome window below encodes:
- the tadA gene encoding tRNA adenosine(34) deaminase TadA: protein MRPRIIDRSRDEEFMRLALTLAAQGAALGEVPVGAVLVQHGEVLGQGFNRPIIDSDPSAHAEMIAIRAAAQAANNYRLPGSTLYVTLEPCSMCAGLIVHSRIERVVFGALEPKAGVVQSQGQFFTQGFLNHRVLFEGGVLAEACGAILSEFFKARRAKG from the coding sequence ATGCGCCCGCGGATTATCGATCGCAGCCGCGACGAGGAATTCATGCGCCTGGCGCTGACGCTCGCGGCCCAGGGCGCGGCGCTGGGCGAGGTGCCGGTGGGAGCGGTGCTGGTGCAGCATGGCGAGGTGCTGGGTCAGGGCTTCAATCGCCCGATCATCGACAGCGATCCCAGTGCCCATGCCGAGATGATCGCCATCCGCGCGGCGGCGCAGGCGGCGAACAACTACCGGCTGCCGGGCAGCACCCTGTACGTGACCCTCGAGCCGTGCAGCATGTGCGCTGGGCTGATCGTCCATTCGCGCATCGAGCGGGTGGTGTTCGGCGCGCTCGAACCCAAGGCTGGCGTGGTGCAGAGCCAGGGCCAGTTCTTCACCCAGGGTTTTCTCAACCACCGGGTGCTGTTCGAGGGCGGGGTGCTGGCCGAGGCGTGCGGGGCGATCCTCAGCGAATTCTTCAAGGCCCGGCGGGCCAAGGGCTGA